The genome window ACTTAAAATAACTGGAGTTGGTCTGACACTGACTGAGGGGAGCATTTAGTATTTAGATGACAGAGGAAAGTAAAGTTTACCTTTCATGATGTATTCATTTTCTGCAGAACCAGGAAGAGCCACAGCCTTGAACAAGTTGTTGAGCAACTGTTCAGTAAAAGGTGCCATCTCTGCAGGAGTGATACTGAAAAAACATAGAGAGAGGATGATTGGCTTCAAGTGAAAATTGTTAAATCTACTGTCTTTAATCTACTGTGATACTCACAGTGTGGTGTTGTTGGGGCCTCTCATTGTGAACAGCCTCTCCAAAGCATGAGCAGCATATGTGTGCTCCACTGTGCTCTCTGCCTGCAGGTGAGTTATCAGCAGGGGAActgcctgcagcagctgctccttAGGAAGCTGAAGGACAGAGAAGAAGTCCTCTGTGATGCATtcatttggcatttttaatCTAACAAGCTGTGGAGAAAGCAATAGCTCATACCTGGCTTCTGAAGATCATGACATACTTGATGGCATCTGCCTTCAGCACTGGGAACTCATTAACTACAGTGACAATATAAGTGCTTGCTGTTAGTTTATGTGTATTCACAAATACGTTTAGACATTACAATTTCACCACAGAAGCAAAACACATTAGAAAGCCATGTTTGGCTCCTAAAATTGCCAATATGTATGTCAATTGCTTGGTTACTTATCAAAAACGAAGATGTCTGTGAGTTAGCCATCTGTTTTAACACAAGAGACATTTAGAGCCTGTAGAGCAGATTGTGGCCTTGAAGAGTGTTCTTACCATTGGGGGATTTTAAGTCTGGGAGAATGTGATTCACAAAGAATTCAGTCAGATTCACCAACTCATTAGCTTGTGTTATTCCATGctagaggggggaaaaaaagacaaaacttaaGCACTGAGCAATAATGCAAATTATATATCAAACACATCTCATGAATGTAAACTCCAGTTACAATAACCATCTAAATATTTATCTCAACTGTACCTTCTGTGTCTGAGCTTTAGATGCCAGTGATGTGACCAAATAGATGGCAGCATCTTTGTGTTTCCAGTTCTCCCCAGGGTTCTTTGCGTACTCTGTCAGCATTGAGTTCACATAGCCAGAGAAGATCGCTGTGACCGGGCCCTCAAAAAACTTACAAAGGCCTCTCACCAAGTCACATGCCGCCCTACGACGTGTGTCGATGTCTAAGGAAGGATGAGATTAAGGTTATTGTTGGCATGGTTTTGTTAACTGTCCATTATTTACCAGGCTGCAGATAATGAAATACTGAATACTAAAACTTtgaatgcaaacattttaattaaccAACCAATTAACTTTGCATATGTACTTTGTACTAATCTTATATGTCAGGAGAGAAGCCTCACTGGtatttcaaacaacaaacaaacacaggattTGCGGAATTACATATGTCATGTCAAGAGAGAATTACATATGCAGAGAATAATTCACATTCAAAAGGgtaataatcaataatttaaatatttaccaGATCCTTCTAGGTCTCTGCGGATATATTCCTCAGAGTTATCTTCAAAGGCCTCCTCATCTGCACCTGATTGGGTATTACAGGAATTCTGGTCAGCATCACACAGTACATAAGTACATGTCTGTGTCCAAGCAAGCAGAGCTCAGACTCAGTGAGGTACTGATAACATTTGCAGGTGTAATCTGATGTCTCAAAGAACAAAGCATTTACTTACTTCTGAACTCCATGTTGGGCACAATGACCTTCTCGCAAATGCTAGTGAGTGTGTTCTGGTCCTCAAATAGATGCTTGTAGTGTGGCCTTTCACAGACCGAAGCCAAGAACTGGATAGCATTGCTTACAAGCTGCAACAAATACGAGGTTTATAGTTAGTACAAGGAAAGTGAACTTCAAAAtagaacacagaaacacagtcagGGCTCACTGCTCTCACCAGGTCATATTTGACTTCCTGGCCAGTAGAAACTAAAAGGTTCCAAATGGCAGTGACGAAGCGGGGCAGATACGGCTGGAATTCTTCATCGTACTTCTGAGCGTAAAGAGCAGCATTGTCGCAGATCTGAGACTTCAGCAGCTCCAGGAGACctgcttcctcctcatcctggAGAGTTGTCACAACAGAGGTACAAACAGAAgttaaaaatcactttaaaatattaaaagtttaaaaatgaattgtACGGGTAGATAAGAAATACAACTCACATCCGTTTGTAAAAGTTTATTATCCAAAGTCAGTAAGCCGTGGAAATTGGTCATCCAGGTTTCCATGTTGTCTTCAAAGAACTCTGGAAGGTCCTATGTAATAATGCAGAGTACAGTCACTGGTAAATGTTTCACATCAATGATTAAACGgctttaaaatgaattactGAAGAAACAGAAGTTGACCTAACCACTGCATGGAGAAAATTCAACATTACACTTTTCTGAAAATGCTACTGCATGACTGCCTTGAGATATTTAACAATTTATCAATAATTACTATGTGATTGCATTAATGTTTGattcaaaataataaataaaaacaaacttagGACCTCCCCCATTTGGATGATTTGTCACTACTGATTTTATCTGATGTATATGAGGTCAAGACATAATGACTTGCACTTAAGGGCTTTAATCAGTcttgtgggaaaaaaataattctaaCATTGAAATATCAACCGTAAAGTATTTTAATCTCATTGCATGTGCTAGACTTCATTTGTTGGtgctgacttttattttttcatatcttGTGTTTCTAGAAAAGCACACAAGGAGGTCTAGACTAGGCTGTCATATTTGTTGGAAAAAAGGATTAATCCTGCAGGTATGACAGAGAGTGTAAACCAAATTGAACTAACCTGGAAGTTAAGGCTGTAGAAAAGCTTGGAGatgagtgtgagagaggagaagaggaccTTCAAGGCATTGACGTCTGTAGCATGAGTCTGGCATAACTCAATAGTGGCCTACAGCAAAAAAGAGAATGGATGATAAATACTTTATCATATTAGAACATTATCAATCATTTCTATATTGGGTAAATGAAACAAGTATATTGCTGTAACAATTGGTTTGCTTGTAAGTGTTGTGATAACTGCACTGAAAGTCATTACAAACCTTGAACAACTCTGTCAGTGGCAGGGCAAATGTGTCCAGTACTAGTTTTATCTCCGTCCAAAGCTCATTTGACTTGAATTCATGGCGGTACCTTGAACAGCAAAAATCAGTAAAGGCGTTTTGAAAAAATCTGTAtaaagttcatttaaaaaacatttttaaacatttaagtGGTGAGCTCTACCTCTTGAAGAGGGAATGTGCAGTGCGAAGCACTCCATTGATAATGTGAAAGTCTCCACTTCTGAAGCGGGTTACCATCTCAGTCAGCAGGTCGGGCCATTTTTGAGGGAAATCTTCCCTTCCTATGATACTGATGGCATCACTCAGCTGTGGAGATACATAGCATAGACAGGGGTTTGTTTGAGAATTCCTTTACACCTTCAAATCAGACCCTTTAAGCTACTGTGACATGAAAGGACGTACCTGTTTTTGGATCTGTTCAGGGCTGCTCAGCATCAAATTTACAATGTTGGCCTTGATCGCTGTTCGGTCTGTATCAGAGATTTTGTTTGGTTCATCTTCAACCTTTgggaaaacaaatcacaaacataGGATAAATCAACTCAGTGCACAGGTCAACAAAGCTGACACAGAAATGGCTCTGTTCACACTTTGTCATCCAAAACATTACTTTATTCAAGCTTGGCCCATACAGTGGGTGGGACAAACCATCCCAAAACACCTGACTGTCACTGCACAGTCAGGTGTTTTGGTGATGGTTAGTTGCAATGATGTGCAACTAACCATCACCTGTGACACAACATGAACAGTTGGCTTGAAATGGGGCTGAAACAGCAGTAGACTGTATACCTGTTCCATATCATGTATGCCATGTAGATCTAAATGCAAAGGCATCCATAACCACACTGAGGGAAAAGCTGTTGGCCTATACAGTTGATGTGACTGCGCACAACAACCGATCCACCTGATACACCTTACAGTTTCCACCGTAGTATGGTTTATCTATATAAAGGACTACAAACACAtagtttgtcttttctgttcaCAAATTCTCAAAAAGTAACAAATATAAATAAGGTGAAATCTGAAGTGACAACAGATATGACCTGTTCTTTATTTCAACTGGACCTGGGCACACTGTATCAACTGAACAGATGCTAGGTATGAGCTGAGTCAGTAATAACTTGTAAACTTTGATATTTAACAAGACTCACAATGCGCCAGTTTCTTTTGATGTAATTCTTGAAagtaacagcagcacagacgCGGATCACGTTGTCCTGGGACTTCTCCAGCAAAGTGAGGAGTAATAAGGGGTAGTTTTGGTTTCCCTCCACAGACTCAAGAAACTTCTcagctgagaaagaaaaatgataaatagAGACAAGTGAGATCACACAATCTAATAAATATGTAGAACAAACAGGTCAGTGACAGCAACATTCCTTATGAACTGCATCAAGATACACAGGTCAATGCCATGTCTTTATGCTGCATTACCTGGACGTCTGACTGTTGGGTCTGGGTCCAGTGTTTTCCTGAGGAACTCGGTGAGGGTTTGTAGGTTAGCATCATTCAGTTCCATGCTCGTAACTGAGGGCGAGAAAACCAGAGTGAACGGGTGCAAAGAGACTGACTGCCCTCCTACATATGGTTGGACTTTATGTAAATGCTGACTAATCCTGTAGACAATTTAGCAAAGCGTTATTAAAACGTGTGTATTGGTTCCTTTGCTATCACACTGCTTAAAAGTTATCCATGTGCGCTAAATTTAATTACTGAAACATTCCGTGCTGTGGTTAACACGTCTTAGTTTCACTGCCCTGTGTAACAAGTCAAAGCTAATCTTGATACTAAGTTAACAGCTCCTCTGCTAGTTCAGTCATCCATGCATTCAGACCGCCGTTTACGTTAGCTTGCTAGCGGCTAACCTAGCTAGAATGGCTACAATTTGGCATTAGCTCAGTTGGCCCCGCTGACTCCAGATCGGTTTATGCAGTCTAATGTCTAAGCTAGCAGGCTAAAGGTTGTTTGGTCCCCTGTAAGTTTAAATATAAGCACATGGTGATCGGGATATTGCATAAACTGAGTCATATATAAAGTTTAAGTTATATTTGACGGAATGTATCTATTGCTCCTTTGTCTCACACCAACAACATAACGTACAATACTATCAAAAGCGGCATGGAAAAGCAATGAACCCAGTTCCAGTGAATAGTCTGATCCAGCAGCCGGTCTCCTCCAAGTCTGTCAGCCCGCTAATGCTAGCACTAGCTTGCTAATGTGTTCTGTGCTAACCAAAAAGTTAGCTAATTCCCGAACACTGCGTATTTACTCGCGAGATGCTGGACTACGATCCAATTTACAAGTCTGAATTTTGAATTACTGGATATGTTACATGTTAAAGTGATGGAACGTCTTACCGTTACAGTGAATTTCAGTCAAGATGGGATGGGGAGGCACTATAGACCGACCAGACGTGTTCGCCGTGCCAGCTTTCAAACGTCTGGAGCAAAAGGAACTGCGCGGTCAGTATACTGCGCAAGCGCACATGTCAGGCGAAAGCTGTAAGACACACCCCTTGCTTGGTCTCTGTCAAGTGCAACAGCACAAGAATagtatttacaatttacaataaATTATCATGTTTTGTTGCAATTAAAGGTTATGAATCATCTCCACTATATGAACGTTGTATATAGACagtagaaatgtgttttctactTTCACTTATGACATATGAAAACACTTAAATTAAAACTGTGATCATTCCTTAAAAGTGGCACCTATTATATTACAGTCCAAGTAATGCATatcaaacattaacatacaGTAGATCTTACCTAGTAAATGAATACAGCCAAACTGAACTGTTCACATTTTAATCGTGAAAGCATGAAGGCATTCATCACATGAATGACAGTCTTAACAATAACGTACTTAGAACAGTAtatctgaaatgtaaaacaaaaaacagcttcaaCACAGAAAGCAGCTCGTatgaatacaaacacatttttttaaatgaaacacaaagtgaacACTTTTAGTGAGCTTAACCCTCTTCCTGTCTCACAGGTTTGAGAACAGAGGCTCAGAAATACAGGCATGCTACAGGTTGTGCATCTGACGGATGTTTAAGGTGTCTCGCAGCATCAGGTCACGGAGTCGCCAAAGTGCATCTGCCATTGTCTTGTGGGCCCCCTTACTCTTCAGCCAGTGGGAAGGTAGTCTGCTCTCTTGCTCTTTTGTCAGGCGTACATCTTGTTTTTGAActgaaagtgtaaaaataagAACTTGTTGTTGCTTATCATCTTTaaagtgagtgtgagagaaTTATATGTTACTGATAAAAGCTGGACAAGCATGACCCAAAAATACAGACATCTCCAGCTATGTCAGCCTGTGTCACTGGTCATCAAAGTATACAATTAACCTGTGAGGGCCTGGTCCCACTTGCTAATGGTGGAGGATTCTGAATTAAGGCCCTCAATGTATCTGAGGTATGCCTCAGAGTGGAGCAGGCGCTGAGACTTGGCTGgtggagacacaaacactggGGTGGATGGCTGCTGGAGCGCAGGTTGTCCCATCTGGCCTTGTCCTGGATATGGAGGGGGTGCTTGCTGCCCTGGGCCCATCAAACCCATCTAATGACAACATGATAAGAGCTCTATTATTTCTCAGATTAAGACTGGAACTTACACTGCATTTTATCTTCATCAACATTTGATATATTTAAATTCCCAATCCAcaactgttgtgtgtgtccaAACATCACAAGTCACACAGTGGTTGTACATGGTCTGTGGATTAGGTGGCAACTTTTATCAAAACTGATTTGCAATGATTACTTTTCTTAGTAAAAGATTACCTGGGATCCGTGAATGTTTCCTGCTCCAGGTCCACCTCCCATGCCATTGACACCTGTAGCAATATTCAAGATCAAGACACTGTCAAAAAGTGCAGCAGGGCATTTGATACTGGTTTATATTACAAATGCTACATTAAAAGTTCAATACTAAAATGAACCAGTGTCAATCTAcattaaaaaagtaatttccggactatgagccgctacttttttcacacactttgaaacttgcggcttaaacaatgatgcagctaatttatagatttttacaggtTAACAAGCTTcatgctgcaaaaacatttagacacctgcggcttatagacaagtgtggcctgtatatgtactttttttttctttttaaatttagtgggtgcagcttatagtcaggtgcgctcaatagtctggaaattacggtacTTTTTTGCTCATTGGAGACACTGAATTTCTCTAAGTAACACATTACAGACAGGCCTTTTGGTAATGACCAGGAGAAACAGCCAAACCCCAGTTGAGGCTATATGCTCTCAACTGACTAGTCATCATCTTAAGGGCCACAGCCTATTGGTACAGGTATCCCCTCCAGCAAGTCAGATTGGTAGACAGGAAGCAACTGCATGGCAGGTGGGGTGGCTATGACGGCACTCTTACCAAAGTATGGCATTCCAGGGAACCCAGGCATAACGGGCAGGAGATGTTGGGGAAAGACAGGCACCCCCATGTGATGTGGTGGTATGCCAGTCATACTAACCATGCCTTCAACATGGCCCTGCGGGGGCATCATAGCTGACCTATATGCACCCATCATACCTTCTTAGGAAGGGACAGTAGtaacacaaaacagcaacatgCATCAGTCAAACATGCAGCAGCTATTTCACTACCAAGCATTCATTAATATGTTAATAGGCTTTCATTTAATCACCAGATAATTATGATGGAGATCAATGGGAATAAAGGCCACACAGGTGATGCACAATTAAAACAATTTGGTGCACATGCACTACTCTCAAGCACTAAATCATGTTTTAGTCACACTCCTCTAATGGTGAACAGCAACCATTCCACTTTATATTCTGCATTCAAATCCTCAAAATTCATGAGTGAGTTTATTATGATGTGAAGGTTGAGAAATAAATAGTAATGTAACAATCAAGATTTGGGCCTATCAATTACATGAAATGATGTTAGAGACAACATAAAAGTAATTCACAGCACCACAACATCACAAACATGCT of Lates calcarifer isolate ASB-BC8 linkage group LG12, TLL_Latcal_v3, whole genome shotgun sequence contains these proteins:
- the cse1l gene encoding exportin-2 — translated: MELNDANLQTLTEFLRKTLDPDPTVRRPAEKFLESVEGNQNYPLLLLTLLEKSQDNVIRVCAAVTFKNYIKRNWRIVEDEPNKISDTDRTAIKANIVNLMLSSPEQIQKQLSDAISIIGREDFPQKWPDLLTEMVTRFRSGDFHIINGVLRTAHSLFKRYRHEFKSNELWTEIKLVLDTFALPLTELFKATIELCQTHATDVNALKVLFSSLTLISKLFYSLNFQDLPEFFEDNMETWMTNFHGLLTLDNKLLQTDDEEEAGLLELLKSQICDNAALYAQKYDEEFQPYLPRFVTAIWNLLVSTGQEVKYDLLVSNAIQFLASVCERPHYKHLFEDQNTLTSICEKVIVPNMEFRSADEEAFEDNSEEYIRRDLEGSDIDTRRRAACDLVRGLCKFFEGPVTAIFSGYVNSMLTEYAKNPGENWKHKDAAIYLVTSLASKAQTQKHGITQANELVNLTEFFVNHILPDLKSPNVNEFPVLKADAIKYVMIFRSQLPKEQLLQAVPLLITHLQAESTVEHTYAAHALERLFTMRGPNNTTLITPAEMAPFTEQLLNNLFKAVALPGSAENEYIMKAIMRSFSLLQEAIVPYIPTLIGQLTHKLLLVSKNPSKPHFNHYLFESLCLSVRITCKANPTTVSSFEEALFPVFTEILQNDVQEFLPYVFQVMSLLLEIHSNSIPSSYMALFPHLLQPVLWERTGNIPPLVRLLQAYLEKGGATIASSAADKIPGLLGVFQKLIASKANDHQGFYLLNSIIEHMPPESITQYRKQIFILLFQRLQSSKTTKFIKSFLVFVNLYCVKYGAIALQEIFDSIQPKMFGMVLEKIVIPEVQKVSGAVEKKICAVGITKILTECPAMMDTEYTKIWTPLLQALIGLFELPEDDSIPDDEHFIDIEDTPGYQTAFSQLAFAGRKEHDPIGDAVGNPKILLAQSLHKLSTACPGRVPSMLSTSLNAEALQFLQGYLQAATVQLV